CCGTCACCGTGTGGGACAGCGGCAAGCGGACTACATACGGCACCCAGAACTTCAACGGCACGCGGGGCGTTCTGCTGCGGGGGGACCAGACGGCCTACGGAGCCACGACGCGGGAATCCAGCCGAGTGACTGGCTTTCAACGCGTTTACCTCTGGACCACGCCCGACGGCTACACCTACCGGGTAGAAATGACTGAAAGCGGGGCGAGCGTGACTGTCCTCAAAAACGGCAAAGTCCTGCGCCGCGAACCCTTCCTCGCCTACTCCGTCTCCCTCCCTGCCAAGGAGCAACCATGACCCAGACCCTCAGCCCCAACCACGAGCTCGCCGCCCGGCTGCGCGAGAGCCGCTTGAAAGATGGACTCAAGCACTTCATCGGCGGCGAGTGGGTGGATTCACAGAGCGGCGAGACCTTCCACACCCACACGCCCACCGACAACTCCCACCTCACGACCGTGGCAAGTGGAGACGCGGCGGACATTGACCGCGCTGCTCGCGCCGCACACGACGCCTTCCAAACGTGGCGCGAGGCCAGTGGGAGTGAACGCCGCAAAATACTGCACAAGGTCGCAGACCTGATCGAGAAGCGTGCGCAGGAGATCGCCGTGCTGGAAAGCGTCGACACCGGACAGGCCATGCGCTTTATGAAATCGGCGGCAGTGCGCGGGGCGGAGAACTTCCGCTTCTACGCGGACCGGGCCCCCGGAGCAGCGGACGGTCAAAGCCTCCCTGCCCCTGGCTTCCTGAACTACACGTTGCGCCAGCCCATCGGCCCCGTGGGTGTGATCACGCCCTGGAACACACCCTTCATGCTCTCCACCTGGAAGATCGCCCCGGCCCTTGCGGCGGGTTGCACCGTGGTCCACAAGCCTGCCGAGTGGAGCCCGGTGACGGCCACCTTGCTTGCCGAAATCATGGATGAGGCAGGACTCCCAAAGGGCGTGCACAATCTCGTCCACGGTTTCGGTGAGAGCGCCGGCAAGGCCCTCACCGAGCATCCCCTCATTCACGCCATCGCCTTTGTCGGCGAGACGACCACCGGCAGCCACATCATGCGGCAGGGAGCTGACACCCTCAAGCGCGTGCACTTTGAGCTGGGCGGCAAGAACCCGGTGGTGGTGTTTGACGACGCGGACCTCGACAAAGCCCTCGACGCCGTGGTCTTCATGATCTACAGCCTAAATGGCGAACGCTGCACGTCCTCCAGCCGGGTACTGATTCAGGAAGGCATCTACGATGAATTCACCGCTCGGATTGCCGAGCGCGCGAAGAACATTCGGGTAGGGGATCCGCTCGATCCCAACACGGAGGTGGGGCCGCTCATTCACCCCCGCCACTTCGAGAAGGTGATCTCGTACTTCGGTAAGGCCCAGGAGGACGGCGCGACCATCGCGGCGGGCGGGCAGCAGGTGGGCGAGCAGGGCAATTTCGTGACACCTACGCTGTTTACCCAGGCGCGGAACAACATGCGGATCGCCCAGGAAGAAATCTTTGGTCCTGTGCTGACGGCCATTCCCTTTGCTGACGAATCCGAAGCCCTCTCTATTGCCAACGACGTGCGCTACGGGCTGGCGGGCTACCTGTGGACCAATGATCTCACCCGCGCTCACCGCTTTGCACAGGGGCTGGAGGCGGGCATGGTGTGGGTGAATTCGGAAAACGTGCGGCACCTGCCGACGCCCTTCGGTGGCGTGAAGAACAGCGGCATCGGGCGCGACGGCGGTGACTATTCCTTCGACTTCTATATGGAAACGAAGAACATTGCCATCAGCCTGGGGACGCACAAGACGGCCAAGCTCGGCGTGGGGCAACCCCCCGTGGTGGACAAGACGGTGGCGGAGGGATGAGCAGCGTTCACCGCCTCCTCATTACCGGGGCCGCTGGAGAAGTCGGCTCGGCCCTGCGCGAGGGTTTACGTGGACACTTCCCCTTTCTGCGCCTCACAGATAACCGCGATCTGGGAGAGGCGATTGAAGGCGAGGAGCTCGTCCAAGCCGACCTCATGGACTTCGACGCCGTTCGGCGGGCCTTAGAAGGTGTGGACGCCGTGATTCACCTCGGAGGCATCGCCAACGAGCACACCTACGAGCGCCTCCGCGACGTGAATATCGACGGCACGTACAACGTCTTGGAAGCGGCGCGGCAGGCAGGAGTGCAGCGGCTCGCCTTCGCCTCCTCCATCCATACCGTCGGCTTTTACCCACGCTCAGAGCAGATTGGGACGGACGTGCCCGTGCGCCCCGACACCTACTACGGCGTCAGCAAGGTCTTTGGCGAGGCGCTCGGCCGCATGTACTTCGAGCGATACGGCATGGAGTTTGTCAGTGTCCGCATCTGCTCTTTCCAGGACATGCCGAAAGACGCCCGGCATCTCAGCACCTGGTTTTCGCCCCGCGACACAGTTCAGATGTTCGAGAAGGCTGTCACCGTGCCGAGCGTCGGCTTCCTGGTCGTTGCGGGTATCAGTGGCAACACCCGCCGTTGGATGACGGAGGACGGCTGGGACGTGCTGGGCTACGTACCACAGGACAACGCCGAAACCTACGCCGCCGAGGTGGAGCACATTCACGGTGCCCCAGAGGACATCACCGAGCAGCGTCAGGGCGGAATTTTCGTGGATTCGAGTTACACCGGCCTTGCCGGGAAGGAGAAGTAAGATGCCCGCCATCACCGGCCAAGAGTTCCTCGACCGCCTGCGCCAGAACCCGCCCACCCTCTACATCGACGGGCAGCGGGTGGAAGACCCCACCACCCACCTTGCCACCCGCAACATGGCCCACTCGCTCGCCGGGCTGTACGACCTTCAGAACCAGCCCGATCTCCGAGACGTGCTGACCTACGAGGAGAATGGACAGCGCTACGCCACCTCCTTTATGGTGCCGCGCACGAAGGAAGACCTGGCAAAACTTGGGGAGTCGCACCGCATCCGCGCCAATTTCAGTCTGGGCTTCCTGGGCCGGGCACCTGACTACATGAACGCCAACGTGATGGCGGCGGGCATGGGCGCGGACTACTTCGCCTCCTGCACGGCCAGTGGCGAGGGCAAACGCGATTTTGCAGCGAACATGCGCAGGTACTACGAGTTTGTGCGCAACAACGATCTGTGCCTGACGCACGCCCTGACCAATCCCCAGGTCAACCGCGCGAAGATGGCTTCGGAGATGCCTGACCCCTACATCGCCCTCGGGGTGGTGGAGGAAACGGAGGAAGGCGTCATCGTGCGTGGCGCACGGATGATGGCGACGCTGCCCATCGCGGACGAGATTCTGGTCTTTCCCTCCACTGTGCTGAAGGAAAACGCTGACAAGAGCCGCTACGCGATGGGCTTTGCGCTGCCATGCAATGCGCCC
This is a stretch of genomic DNA from Deinococcus hopiensis KR-140. It encodes these proteins:
- the hpaE gene encoding 5-carboxymethyl-2-hydroxymuconate semialdehyde dehydrogenase is translated as MTQTLSPNHELAARLRESRLKDGLKHFIGGEWVDSQSGETFHTHTPTDNSHLTTVASGDAADIDRAARAAHDAFQTWREASGSERRKILHKVADLIEKRAQEIAVLESVDTGQAMRFMKSAAVRGAENFRFYADRAPGAADGQSLPAPGFLNYTLRQPIGPVGVITPWNTPFMLSTWKIAPALAAGCTVVHKPAEWSPVTATLLAEIMDEAGLPKGVHNLVHGFGESAGKALTEHPLIHAIAFVGETTTGSHIMRQGADTLKRVHFELGGKNPVVVFDDADLDKALDAVVFMIYSLNGERCTSSSRVLIQEGIYDEFTARIAERAKNIRVGDPLDPNTEVGPLIHPRHFEKVISYFGKAQEDGATIAAGGQQVGEQGNFVTPTLFTQARNNMRIAQEEIFGPVLTAIPFADESEALSIANDVRYGLAGYLWTNDLTRAHRFAQGLEAGMVWVNSENVRHLPTPFGGVKNSGIGRDGGDYSFDFYMETKNIAISLGTHKTAKLGVGQPPVVDKTVAEG
- a CDS encoding NAD-dependent epimerase/dehydratase family protein, encoding MSSVHRLLITGAAGEVGSALREGLRGHFPFLRLTDNRDLGEAIEGEELVQADLMDFDAVRRALEGVDAVIHLGGIANEHTYERLRDVNIDGTYNVLEAARQAGVQRLAFASSIHTVGFYPRSEQIGTDVPVRPDTYYGVSKVFGEALGRMYFERYGMEFVSVRICSFQDMPKDARHLSTWFSPRDTVQMFEKAVTVPSVGFLVVAGISGNTRRWMTEDGWDVLGYVPQDNAETYAAEVEHIHGAPEDITEQRQGGIFVDSSYTGLAGKEK